Proteins from a single region of Synechococcus sp. WH 8109:
- the rplQ gene encoding 50S ribosomal protein L17: MRHQCRVPQLGRPADQRKAMLRALTTQLIREGRVTTTKARAKALRDEAERMITLAKDGSLASRRRAMGYIYDKQLVHALFDKAPNRYSDRKGGYTRITRTVPRRGDNAEMAIIELV, encoded by the coding sequence ATGCGTCATCAATGCCGAGTTCCTCAGCTGGGACGTCCAGCTGACCAGCGCAAGGCAATGCTGCGCGCCCTGACCACCCAGCTGATTCGCGAAGGTCGGGTCACCACCACCAAGGCACGGGCCAAGGCGCTTCGCGACGAAGCCGAGCGCATGATCACCCTGGCCAAGGACGGCAGCCTCGCCTCCCGTCGCCGGGCAATGGGTTACATCTACGACAAGCAGCTGGTGCATGCCTTGTTCGACAAGGCCCCCAACCGCTACAGCGATCGTAAGGGTGGCTACACCCGCATCACCCGCACCGTTCCCCGTCGTGGCGACAACGCCGAGATGGCCATCATCGAACTGGTCTGA
- a CDS encoding DNA-directed RNA polymerase subunit alpha, with protein MLQYQIDRIEHQVAEDRAQSGVFLIGPLERGQATTLGNALRRVLMGGLEGSAVTAIRIAGVNHEYATVPGVREDVLDILLNCKEISVNSRSAELQIGRLVVAGPAEVKAGDLQFSSQVQVVDADRSIATVADGHSLELEVHVERGVGYRPVDRHNEETSAIDLLQIDAVFMPVTRVNFTIDETAVAEGGSARERLRMEIVTDGSITPDDALAQSANQLIELFQPLATVTLVEEVPAEPEPSAEAQIPLEELNLSVRAYNCLKRAQVNSVSDLMGFSYEDLLEIKNFGSKSADEVIEALERIGISIPQSRTSA; from the coding sequence GTGTTGCAGTACCAGATTGATCGCATTGAGCATCAGGTGGCCGAGGATCGCGCCCAGTCCGGCGTTTTCCTGATTGGCCCCCTCGAGCGTGGCCAGGCCACGACCCTGGGCAACGCGCTGCGCCGCGTGCTGATGGGTGGGCTGGAAGGCAGTGCCGTCACCGCCATCCGAATTGCCGGTGTCAATCACGAATACGCCACGGTTCCTGGGGTCCGTGAAGACGTTCTGGACATCCTGCTGAACTGCAAGGAGATCTCCGTCAACAGCCGTTCGGCCGAACTCCAGATTGGTCGTCTCGTGGTTGCTGGTCCCGCTGAAGTAAAGGCTGGAGATCTGCAGTTCTCCTCTCAGGTGCAGGTGGTGGACGCCGATCGTTCGATCGCCACCGTGGCCGACGGCCACAGCCTCGAGCTGGAGGTTCACGTTGAGCGCGGCGTCGGCTACCGCCCGGTGGATCGTCACAACGAAGAAACCAGTGCAATCGATCTGCTCCAGATCGATGCGGTGTTTATGCCCGTGACCCGGGTCAACTTCACCATCGACGAAACCGCCGTTGCCGAAGGCGGTTCGGCCCGGGAGCGCCTGCGGATGGAGATCGTCACCGACGGATCCATTACCCCCGACGACGCCCTGGCTCAATCAGCTAATCAATTGATTGAGCTATTCCAGCCTCTGGCCACGGTCACTCTCGTGGAGGAAGTTCCTGCTGAACCCGAGCCCTCGGCTGAAGCACAGATTCCTCTTGAGGAACTGAACCTTTCGGTTCGCGCATACAACTGCCTCAAGCGGGCCCAGGTCAACTCCGTGTCTGACCTGATGGGCTTCAGCTACGAGGATCTTCTGGAGATCAAGAACTTCGGTTCCAAATCCGCTGATGAAGTGATCGAAGCCCTAGAGCGCATCGGCATCTCCATCCCCCAGAGCCGCACTTCTGCATAA
- the rpsK gene encoding 30S ribosomal protein S11 produces the protein MAKTVKKSGPKKAKRNVPNGVAHIQSTFNNTIVSITDTAGEVISWSSAGASGFKGARKGTPFAAQTAAEAAARRALDQGMRQIEVLVRGPGSGRETAIRALQVAGLEITLIRDVTPLPHNGCRRPKRRRV, from the coding sequence ATGGCTAAAACCGTCAAAAAATCCGGCCCCAAGAAGGCCAAGCGCAACGTCCCGAACGGCGTCGCTCACATCCAGAGCACCTTCAACAACACCATCGTGTCTATCACCGATACGGCCGGTGAGGTGATTTCATGGTCGTCTGCAGGTGCCAGTGGCTTCAAAGGTGCTCGCAAAGGCACACCCTTCGCGGCTCAAACCGCTGCAGAAGCAGCAGCACGTCGCGCCCTTGACCAAGGCATGCGTCAGATCGAAGTGTTGGTGAGGGGTCCTGGCTCAGGCCGTGAGACCGCCATCCGTGCTCTCCAGGTCGCTGGCCTCGAAATCACTCTGATTCGCGACGTCACCCCCCTGCCCCATAACGGTTGCCGCCGGCCCAAGCGCCGCCGCGTCTGA
- the rpsM gene encoding 30S ribosomal protein S13, translating into MARIAGVDIPRDKRIEVSLTYIYGVGLTRSQAILAKTGVNPDIRVKDLEDGDLQKLRNAMEEYTLEGDLRRQEGMALKRLQDIGCVRGRRHRMSLPVRGQRTRTNARTRRGARKTVAGKKK; encoded by the coding sequence GTGGCACGGATCGCCGGCGTTGACATTCCCCGCGACAAGCGGATCGAAGTGTCCCTCACCTACATCTACGGAGTTGGTCTCACCCGCTCACAGGCCATCCTGGCCAAAACCGGCGTGAACCCCGACATCCGGGTGAAAGATCTGGAGGACGGAGATCTTCAGAAGCTCCGTAACGCCATGGAGGAATACACCCTCGAAGGCGATCTGCGCCGTCAGGAGGGCATGGCCCTCAAGCGCCTACAAGACATCGGCTGCGTTCGTGGCCGTCGCCACCGCATGAGCCTCCCAGTTCGCGGCCAACGCACCCGCACCAACGCCCGCACCCGCCGCGGCGCACGGAAAACTGTGGCCGGCAAGAAGAAGTAA
- the rpmJ gene encoding 50S ribosomal protein L36, with protein MKVRSSVKKMCDKCRVIRRHGKVMVICANPKHKQRQG; from the coding sequence ATGAAGGTGCGCAGCTCAGTGAAAAAAATGTGTGACAAGTGCCGGGTGATCCGTCGCCACGGCAAGGTCATGGTCATTTGCGCCAACCCCAAGCACAAACAGCGCCAGGGCTGA